The following coding sequences lie in one Mesorhizobium sp. NZP2298 genomic window:
- a CDS encoding ABC transporter ATP-binding protein, producing the protein MPDKPDRNAIEVVDVSKIFGSGEGQVAALDKVSVSIRENEFFTLLGPSGCGKTTLLRLIAGFDFPTAGEILLYGQDIAPLPPFKRPVNTVFQSYALFPHMTVADNIGFGLEMLGKPKAEIKARVAEMLKLVKMEALAGRRTAQISGGQQQRVALARALAPQPKVLLLDEPLSALDYKLRKEMQIELKRLQHETGITFIFVTHDQEEALTMSDRIAVMSAGKILQVGSPWDIYDKPAERFVADFIGETNFLTAAISGAGNGKARATLKSGTTIEATVAEGFQPKDNATVVVRPEHAKLTKDKGDLSGTVENIVYFGTDTHIHVQLDSGDPFTVRQQNTRSAGCGFERGDKVGILIGNDAAQVLRD; encoded by the coding sequence GTGCCGGACAAACCGGATCGGAATGCGATTGAAGTAGTAGACGTCAGCAAAATTTTCGGATCGGGTGAGGGGCAGGTCGCTGCCCTCGACAAGGTCTCTGTGTCCATTCGCGAGAACGAGTTCTTCACGCTGCTGGGACCGTCCGGCTGCGGCAAGACCACCCTTTTGCGGCTGATTGCCGGCTTCGACTTTCCAACCGCCGGCGAGATCCTTCTCTACGGCCAGGACATCGCGCCGCTGCCGCCGTTCAAGCGGCCTGTCAACACCGTCTTCCAGTCCTATGCGCTGTTCCCGCACATGACCGTGGCCGACAATATCGGCTTTGGCCTGGAGATGCTCGGCAAGCCCAAGGCCGAGATCAAGGCGCGCGTCGCAGAGATGCTCAAGCTGGTCAAGATGGAGGCGCTGGCCGGCCGCCGCACGGCCCAGATTTCCGGTGGCCAGCAGCAGCGCGTGGCGCTGGCACGGGCGCTCGCGCCGCAGCCGAAAGTGCTGTTGCTCGACGAACCGCTCTCGGCGCTCGACTACAAGCTGCGCAAGGAGATGCAGATCGAGTTGAAGCGGCTGCAGCACGAAACCGGCATCACCTTCATCTTCGTCACCCATGACCAGGAAGAAGCGCTGACCATGTCGGACCGCATCGCGGTGATGTCGGCGGGCAAGATCCTGCAGGTCGGCTCGCCCTGGGACATCTACGACAAGCCGGCGGAACGCTTCGTCGCCGACTTCATCGGCGAAACCAACTTCCTCACCGCCGCCATATCGGGCGCCGGCAACGGCAAGGCGCGCGCGACGCTCAAATCCGGCACGACCATCGAGGCCACCGTTGCCGAAGGGTTCCAGCCGAAGGACAACGCCACCGTGGTGGTGCGGCCCGAGCATGCCAAGCTGACGAAGGACAAGGGCGACCTGTCGGGCACGGTCGAAAACATCGTCTATTTCGGCACCGACACGCATATCCACGTCCAGCTTGACAGCGGCGATCCCTTCACCGTGCGCCAGCAGAACACGCGCAGCGCCGGCTGCGGTTTCGAGCGCGGCGACAAGGTTGGCATCCTGATCGGCAACGATGCCGCGCAAGTGCTGAGGGACTGA
- a CDS encoding ABC transporter permease — MATAEEVAKAAERRDVRDRWLLSAPALLVILLAATGPLLIVLVYSFLTPGAYGDVKWQFSSDAWTSVFLERDIFDDTLSLAAAHVTIFWRSIKLAVVTTLATLALGFPTAYFMATRSEKTRDLWLFLITIPFWTNLLIRTFAVLQIIRNEGIINTILLKLGIISAPVQILYTDTAILIGMAYVYLPLMVLPIYASMEKLDFRLVEAGYDLYATRFKVLRKIIFPLVKPGVIAGSILVFIPALGAYVTPSVLGGGKNMMLSNLIELQFGQGRNWPLGSALSITVMIIVMVALLAYVRNAGQSGVRHG; from the coding sequence ATGGCCACCGCGGAAGAAGTCGCCAAGGCCGCCGAACGGCGTGATGTCCGTGACCGCTGGCTTTTGTCAGCGCCGGCGCTGCTGGTCATCCTGCTCGCCGCCACCGGCCCGTTGCTGATCGTGCTCGTCTATTCGTTCCTGACGCCCGGCGCCTATGGCGACGTGAAATGGCAGTTCTCGTCCGACGCCTGGACATCGGTGTTCCTGGAACGCGATATTTTCGACGACACGCTTTCGCTCGCCGCGGCGCACGTCACCATCTTCTGGCGCTCGATCAAGCTTGCGGTGGTAACGACGCTGGCGACCTTGGCGCTCGGGTTCCCGACCGCCTATTTCATGGCGACGCGCAGCGAAAAGACCAGGGATCTCTGGCTGTTCCTGATCACCATCCCGTTCTGGACCAACCTGCTGATCCGTACCTTTGCCGTGCTGCAGATCATCCGCAACGAAGGCATCATCAACACGATCCTGCTCAAGCTCGGCATCATCTCGGCGCCGGTCCAGATCCTCTATACCGACACGGCGATCCTGATCGGCATGGCCTATGTCTACCTGCCGCTGATGGTGCTGCCGATTTACGCCAGCATGGAGAAGCTCGACTTTCGCCTGGTCGAGGCGGGCTACGATCTCTACGCGACACGCTTCAAGGTGCTGCGGAAGATCATTTTCCCGCTGGTCAAACCCGGCGTCATCGCCGGCTCCATCCTGGTCTTCATTCCAGCCCTCGGCGCCTATGTGACGCCAAGCGTGCTTGGCGGCGGCAAGAACATGATGCTGTCCAACCTGATCGAATTGCAGTTCGGGCAGGGCCGCAACTGGCCGCTTGGCTCGGCGCTGTCGATCACGGTGATGATCATCGTCATGGTGGCGCTGCTGGCCTATGTGCGCAATGCCGGCCAGTCGGGGGTGCGTCATGGCTAG
- a CDS encoding ABC transporter permease, with protein sequence MASNFSIKHQPGFTAIAATCFVVLYLPIVVLVIYAFNAATSTSEWGGFSLKWFQSAYQNTQVIDATLRSFQIGAIAAVLSTIFATMAALATTRTASYPGLTFKYAAINQPLMVPEIVTGVALLIFFSRIKIFTGYSGLGYLVAAHTAFCIPFAYLPIRARLENMDLTLERAAADLYATPWKTFRRITLPLLWPGILAGLMLAFVISLDDVVITEFVKSGGQDTLPTYMLGQIRRGITPEINAISTAFLLLSVAIVTLFFFVSRKRD encoded by the coding sequence ATGGCTAGCAACTTCTCCATCAAGCACCAGCCGGGCTTCACCGCGATCGCGGCGACCTGTTTCGTCGTGCTCTACCTGCCGATCGTGGTCCTGGTGATCTATGCCTTCAATGCGGCCACCTCGACCTCCGAATGGGGCGGCTTCTCGCTGAAATGGTTCCAGTCCGCATACCAGAACACGCAAGTCATCGATGCAACGCTGCGCTCGTTCCAGATCGGCGCCATCGCGGCGGTGCTGTCGACGATCTTTGCCACCATGGCGGCGCTTGCCACCACGCGCACCGCCTCCTATCCCGGCCTTACCTTCAAATACGCGGCGATCAACCAGCCGCTGATGGTGCCCGAGATCGTCACCGGCGTGGCGCTGCTGATCTTCTTCTCGCGTATCAAGATCTTCACCGGCTATTCCGGCCTCGGCTACCTGGTCGCCGCGCATACGGCGTTCTGCATTCCGTTCGCCTACCTGCCCATCCGGGCGCGGCTGGAGAACATGGACCTGACGCTGGAGCGAGCCGCGGCCGATCTCTACGCAACGCCGTGGAAGACCTTCCGCCGCATCACGCTGCCGCTTTTGTGGCCGGGCATCCTGGCCGGCCTGATGCTGGCCTTCGTCATCTCGCTCGACGATGTCGTCATCACCGAGTTCGTCAAATCGGGCGGCCAGGACACGCTGCCCACTTACATGCTCGGCCAGATCCGCCGCGGCATCACACCCGAGATCAACGCGATATCGACCGCTTTCCTGCTGCTTTCGGTCGCGATCGTCACGTTGTTTTTCTTTGTCAGCAGGAAACGAGACTGA
- a CDS encoding ABC transporter substrate-binding protein, with amino-acid sequence MNWKTTATAMGLALLASTGLARADGVLNIYNWGNYTSPDVIKKFEDKYNIKVTITDYDSNDTALAKVRQGGTGFDIAVPSQTYVPIWIKEGLLLETDPGKMENFKNVAPEWANPEFDPGRKYSVPWAWGTIGVVVNTDAYKGPANTWGIVFNTPDELKGKVNVVPEMGDVIFAAIKYVGGEQCTNDKAVLKKVRDLLVAAKPNWIAMEYNTIEKMGAGDFKATSDWNGSALRQRLANPAIHYNYPKEGFGLWSDNVVVLKEAKNVENAKLFQNFIMDPENAAGLSAFHRYANAITGSDKYMPADMKDAPEVVIPADAKPKGEFQKMCAPETQELYTKIWTELQK; translated from the coding sequence ATGAACTGGAAGACAACAGCGACCGCCATGGGGTTGGCGTTGCTCGCTTCGACGGGCCTCGCCCGCGCCGACGGCGTGCTCAACATCTACAATTGGGGCAACTACACCAGCCCCGATGTGATCAAGAAGTTCGAGGACAAATACAACATCAAGGTGACCATCACCGACTACGATTCCAATGACACCGCGCTCGCCAAGGTCCGGCAGGGCGGCACCGGCTTCGACATCGCCGTGCCCTCGCAGACCTATGTGCCGATCTGGATCAAGGAAGGTCTCCTGCTCGAGACCGATCCGGGCAAGATGGAGAATTTCAAGAACGTCGCTCCGGAATGGGCCAATCCCGAGTTCGATCCGGGCCGCAAATATTCCGTGCCATGGGCCTGGGGCACGATCGGCGTCGTCGTCAATACCGATGCCTACAAGGGGCCGGCCAACACGTGGGGTATCGTCTTCAACACGCCGGACGAGCTGAAAGGCAAGGTCAACGTTGTTCCCGAGATGGGTGACGTGATCTTCGCGGCGATCAAATATGTCGGCGGCGAGCAGTGCACGAACGACAAGGCGGTGCTGAAGAAGGTGCGCGACCTCCTGGTGGCGGCCAAGCCGAACTGGATCGCGATGGAATACAACACCATCGAGAAGATGGGCGCCGGCGACTTCAAGGCGACCAGCGACTGGAACGGCTCGGCATTGCGCCAACGCCTGGCCAACCCGGCCATCCACTACAACTATCCGAAGGAAGGCTTTGGCCTGTGGAGCGACAACGTCGTCGTCCTGAAGGAGGCCAAGAACGTCGAGAACGCCAAGCTGTTCCAGAACTTCATCATGGATCCGGAAAACGCGGCGGGCCTCTCGGCCTTCCACCGCTATGCCAACGCCATCACCGGCTCGGACAAGTACATGCCGGCCGACATGAAGGATGCGCCGGAAGTGGTCATTCCGGCCGACGCCAAGCCGAAAGGCGAATTCCAGAAGATGTGCGCGCCGGAAACGCAGGAACTCTACACCAAGATCTGGACCGAACTGCAGAAGTAA
- a CDS encoding serine hydrolase domain-containing protein gives MDSYRNSDPRPPIMQGSPPAMVPPKLDWDRPPWNRWAFQHIREILPTAEVWRGNGHRHRLERAEVDLDGLAVEDSEGKPTTLAGLLDETYTDGFLVLKDGKIAYERYFNGMDERTLHLSQSMAKSVTGSVFGILAGRGLIDPAMPVTDYLPELGATGWAGASVQHVLDMTTGVRFSEEYIDRYSDIGQVDVATGWKPVPPGSDPDFRWPSHMFELILGLKDTVRPHGAAFEYRSIETDVLAFIMERVTGKRLAQLVSEELWQKLGADESACFTVDSAGYALADGGFNATLRDYARFGQMILDNGGGIVPAGWIEATRNGKHGPDFSASLPEGSYRNQFWIEDASSRALMCRGVFGQMIHMDWNTRMVVVKLSTWPDFSNLAYSTATLKAVHAIAAALL, from the coding sequence ATGGACTCCTATCGCAACAGCGATCCGCGGCCGCCGATCATGCAGGGCTCGCCGCCCGCCATGGTGCCGCCGAAGCTCGACTGGGACCGGCCGCCGTGGAACCGCTGGGCGTTCCAGCACATCAGGGAAATTCTGCCGACCGCCGAAGTCTGGCGCGGCAACGGCCATCGCCATCGTCTCGAACGCGCCGAAGTCGATCTTGACGGCCTGGCGGTAGAGGACAGCGAGGGCAAGCCGACAACGCTCGCCGGGTTGTTGGACGAGACCTATACGGATGGCTTCCTCGTGCTCAAGGACGGCAAGATAGCCTATGAGCGCTATTTCAACGGCATGGACGAGCGCACGCTGCATCTGTCGCAGTCGATGGCCAAGTCCGTCACCGGCTCGGTGTTCGGCATACTGGCCGGACGCGGCTTGATCGATCCGGCCATGCCGGTCACCGACTATTTGCCGGAACTCGGCGCCACCGGCTGGGCCGGGGCCAGCGTCCAGCATGTGCTCGACATGACGACGGGCGTGCGTTTTTCCGAGGAATACATCGACCGCTATTCCGATATCGGCCAAGTCGATGTCGCCACCGGCTGGAAGCCGGTGCCGCCAGGCAGCGATCCGGATTTCCGCTGGCCCTCGCACATGTTCGAGCTGATCCTGGGCCTGAAGGACACGGTCCGCCCGCATGGCGCCGCATTTGAATACCGCTCCATCGAGACCGACGTGCTCGCCTTCATCATGGAGCGGGTGACCGGCAAGCGGCTGGCGCAGCTGGTTTCGGAAGAACTCTGGCAAAAGCTCGGTGCCGATGAAAGCGCCTGCTTCACCGTCGACAGCGCCGGTTATGCGCTGGCCGATGGCGGCTTCAATGCGACGCTGCGCGACTATGCCCGCTTCGGCCAGATGATCCTCGACAATGGAGGCGGCATCGTGCCGGCCGGCTGGATCGAGGCGACACGCAACGGCAAGCATGGGCCGGATTTCTCCGCCAGCCTGCCGGAAGGCAGCTATCGCAACCAGTTCTGGATCGAGGATGCCAGCTCGCGCGCACTGATGTGCCGGGGTGTGTTCGGGCAAATGATCCATATGGACTGGAACACCCGAATGGTCGTGGTGAAGCTTTCGACCTGGCCGGATTTCAGCAATCTCGCCTATTCCACAGCGACGCTGAAGGCGGTGCACGCCATCGCCGCCGCACTGCTCTGA
- a CDS encoding serine hydrolase domain-containing protein, translating to MTGKTAFETRYGFRRNEVLLSNWRVNPFNRWSFQNLGELVPTARVAATSGSAEAPARDFGGLAGEKVSVASAPETVAEFLVRSSTDALTVMKGGKVIGDWFAPHMDFGARHIIFSISKSVTAIIAGILEGEGVFDPDAPVTLYIPEAAGSAYGDASCRHVLDMSVSLDFEEAYLDPESAFARYRRATLWNPGGGTESLREFILTLQRLAEPHGQTFRYRSPNSDLLGLLLERASGQRFTDLMREKLWLPLGAVSEASIGVDMEGTARAAGGISVTPRDLARVGEMMRQGGTANGRRIVSEAWVRDTTSTGGSAEAWQRGAMLPLFPKGRYRNKWYQTGHQNGAYCGIGIHGQWLYVDPRTEVVISKMSSQPEPVDDALDVELVAFFEALSRMV from the coding sequence ATGACCGGCAAGACCGCGTTCGAGACCCGCTACGGCTTTCGCCGCAACGAGGTGCTGCTTTCCAACTGGCGCGTGAACCCGTTCAATCGATGGTCGTTCCAGAATCTGGGCGAACTGGTGCCGACAGCGCGCGTGGCCGCGACGTCGGGCAGTGCCGAGGCACCCGCGCGGGATTTCGGCGGCTTGGCTGGTGAAAAGGTTTCGGTTGCAAGTGCTCCGGAGACGGTGGCGGAATTCCTCGTGCGCTCCAGCACCGATGCGCTGACGGTGATGAAGGGCGGCAAGGTGATCGGTGACTGGTTCGCGCCGCATATGGATTTTGGCGCCCGTCACATCATCTTCTCGATCAGCAAGTCGGTCACCGCCATCATCGCTGGCATATTGGAAGGCGAGGGCGTGTTCGATCCGGACGCGCCGGTGACGCTGTATATTCCGGAAGCCGCCGGCTCGGCCTATGGCGATGCGAGTTGCCGGCATGTGCTCGACATGAGCGTCAGCCTCGATTTCGAGGAAGCCTATCTCGATCCTGAAAGCGCTTTCGCGCGTTACCGTCGCGCCACGTTGTGGAATCCGGGCGGCGGCACGGAAAGCCTGCGCGAATTCATCCTGACGCTGCAGCGCCTGGCAGAGCCGCATGGCCAGACCTTCCGCTATCGCTCGCCCAATTCAGACCTGCTCGGCCTGTTGCTGGAACGGGCTTCCGGCCAGCGCTTCACCGACCTGATGCGCGAGAAGCTGTGGCTGCCGCTTGGCGCCGTCAGCGAAGCCTCGATCGGCGTCGACATGGAAGGCACGGCGCGCGCCGCCGGCGGCATTTCGGTGACGCCGCGCGACCTGGCGCGCGTCGGCGAAATGATGCGGCAAGGGGGCACCGCCAATGGACGCCGCATCGTGTCCGAGGCCTGGGTGCGCGACACGACAAGCACCGGCGGCAGCGCGGAAGCCTGGCAGCGCGGCGCGATGCTGCCGCTGTTTCCCAAGGGCCGTTACCGCAACAAATGGTACCAGACCGGACATCAGAATGGTGCCTATTGCGGCATCGGCATCCATGGCCAGTGGCTTTATGTCGATCCAAGGACCGAAGTGGTGATCTCCAAGATGTCGTCGCAACCGGAGCCGGTCGATGACGCGCTGGATGTTGAACTCGTCGCGTTTTTCGAAGCGCTGAGCCGGATGGTCTGA
- a CDS encoding Tex family protein yields the protein MASDIKRIAAIIAAEIAARPEQAAAAIQLLDEGATVPFVARYRKEVTGGLDDTQLRDLAERLAYLRELDARRDTILGSIREQGKLTQELETKIAAAATKAELEDIYLPYKPKRRTKAEIARERGLGPLAEAILADRSLVPAELALAYVSEEVADAKAALEGARDILSEQFAENADLVGKLRAYMKERAFMRARVVDGKQEAGAKFSDYFDHVERWANVPSHRALAMLRGRNEEVLSLDIEVDADDTSPVKPVERMIANAYAIGPSLPGDRWLMDVAGWTWRIKLSLHLTLDLMRDLRERAEEEAIHVFARNLKDLLLAAPAGSRATMGLDPGIRTGVKVAVVDGTGKLVATTTVYPFPPRNDVRGTQAELAALVRQHKVELISIGNGTGSRETEKLVADMLSDMPSDGGPKPLKVIVSEAGASVYSASATAAAEFPGLDVSLRGAVSIARRLQDPLAELVKIEPKSIGVGQYQHDVDQYRLGRSLEAVVEDAVNAVGVDLNTASAPLLARVSGLGASLADAIVAHRDATGPFASRKDLLKVPRLGPRAFEQSAGFLRIANGSEPLDASSVHPEAYGVAKKIVAACGRDVRSLMGDSAALKALDPRVFVDERFGLPTVRDILAELEKPGRDPRPGFKTATFADGIDDIKDLKPGMLLEGTVTNVAAFGAFVDIGVHQDGLVHVSQLADRFIKDAHEVVKAGDVVKVRVVDVDIKRKRIALSMRKDGGEGASKGGPRDNGGGRPAPRGPAPQRQPERPAQQGAFGAALADALKRK from the coding sequence ATGGCATCCGACATCAAGCGCATCGCAGCCATCATCGCGGCCGAGATCGCTGCCCGGCCCGAACAGGCGGCCGCGGCGATCCAACTGCTCGACGAGGGCGCGACGGTGCCGTTCGTGGCACGCTACCGCAAGGAAGTGACCGGCGGGCTTGACGATACGCAATTGCGCGACCTTGCCGAGCGGCTCGCCTATCTGCGTGAACTCGACGCCCGCCGCGACACCATCCTTGGCTCGATCCGCGAACAGGGCAAGCTGACGCAGGAGCTTGAGACCAAGATCGCCGCCGCCGCTACCAAGGCGGAGCTCGAGGACATCTATCTGCCCTACAAGCCCAAGCGCCGCACCAAGGCCGAGATCGCCAGGGAGCGCGGGCTGGGGCCGCTGGCGGAGGCCATTCTTGCGGACCGTTCGCTGGTGCCCGCCGAACTGGCGCTGGCCTATGTCAGCGAGGAGGTGGCCGACGCCAAGGCGGCACTTGAGGGCGCGCGCGACATCCTGTCGGAGCAGTTCGCCGAGAATGCCGATCTGGTCGGCAAGCTGCGCGCCTATATGAAGGAACGCGCTTTCATGCGTGCCCGGGTTGTCGACGGCAAGCAGGAGGCCGGCGCGAAATTCTCGGATTATTTCGATCATGTCGAGCGCTGGGCAAATGTGCCGAGCCACCGTGCACTGGCCATGTTGCGCGGCCGCAACGAAGAGGTCCTGTCGCTCGACATCGAGGTCGACGCCGACGACACTTCGCCGGTGAAGCCGGTCGAGCGGATGATCGCCAATGCCTATGCCATCGGCCCCAGCCTGCCGGGCGACCGCTGGCTGATGGACGTCGCCGGCTGGACCTGGCGGATAAAGCTGTCGCTGCACCTGACGCTCGACCTGATGCGCGATCTGCGCGAACGGGCCGAGGAAGAGGCGATCCATGTCTTCGCCCGCAATCTGAAGGATCTGCTGCTGGCCGCGCCGGCCGGTTCGCGGGCGACGATGGGGCTCGATCCCGGCATCCGCACCGGTGTCAAGGTGGCCGTGGTCGACGGTACCGGCAAGCTGGTGGCGACGACGACGGTCTATCCATTCCCCCCGAGGAACGATGTTCGCGGCACACAGGCGGAACTCGCCGCGCTTGTCCGCCAGCACAAGGTGGAGTTGATTTCGATCGGCAACGGCACCGGCAGCCGCGAGACCGAGAAGCTGGTGGCGGACATGCTGTCCGACATGCCTTCCGACGGCGGACCCAAGCCGCTCAAGGTCATCGTCAGCGAGGCGGGCGCCTCGGTCTACTCGGCGTCGGCGACGGCGGCGGCGGAATTCCCCGGTCTGGACGTATCGCTGCGCGGCGCGGTGTCGATCGCGCGGCGCTTGCAGGATCCGCTCGCCGAGCTGGTAAAGATCGAACCCAAGTCGATCGGCGTCGGCCAGTATCAGCATGACGTCGACCAGTATCGGCTCGGCCGCTCGCTGGAGGCGGTGGTCGAGGACGCGGTCAACGCCGTCGGCGTCGATCTCAACACCGCTTCGGCGCCATTGCTGGCGCGCGTTTCGGGCCTTGGCGCGTCGCTCGCCGACGCCATCGTCGCCCATCGCGACGCGACCGGGCCGTTTGCCAGCCGCAAGGACCTTCTCAAGGTGCCACGGCTTGGGCCGCGCGCGTTCGAGCAATCCGCCGGCTTTTTGCGCATTGCCAATGGCAGCGAGCCGCTCGATGCCTCGTCGGTCCACCCGGAAGCCTATGGGGTGGCGAAGAAGATCGTCGCCGCCTGCGGCCGCGATGTGCGTTCGCTGATGGGCGACAGCGCCGCGCTCAAGGCGCTCGACCCGCGCGTCTTCGTCGACGAGCGTTTCGGCCTGCCGACGGTGCGCGACATTCTTGCCGAGCTGGAAAAGCCCGGCCGCGACCCGCGCCCCGGCTTCAAGACGGCGACCTTTGCCGATGGCATTGATGACATAAAGGATCTGAAGCCCGGCATGCTGCTGGAAGGCACAGTCACCAATGTCGCGGCCTTCGGCGCCTTTGTCGATATCGGGGTGCACCAGGACGGCCTGGTGCATGTCTCGCAACTGGCCGACCGTTTCATCAAGGATGCGCATGAGGTGGTCAAGGCGGGCGACGTGGTGAAAGTGCGCGTCGTCGATGTCGATATCAAGCGCAAGCGCATCGCGCTTTCCATGCGCAAGGACGGCGGTGAGGGGGCGTCAAAAGGGGGGCCGCGCGACAATGGCGGCGGCAGGCCGGCGCCACGTGGCCCGGCACCACAACGCCAGCCGGAGCGGCCGGCCCAGCAGGGCGCGTTTGGTGCTGCGTTGGCGGATGCGCTGAAGCGGAAGTAG
- a CDS encoding LysR family transcriptional regulator, whose protein sequence is MSVQRRLLPNISALAAFEAVARLGSFTAAAQELDLTQGAVSRQIKLLEDQFGRRLFERDSRNVRLSTAGEIYAEAVRSALGQLRDAALGLMSNRHSGILNLAILPTFGTRWLMPMIPDFVENNPDITINFVTRVGRFDFARERLDAAIHYGLPDWPDADSTLLVRETVAPVVSPEFLAGRAIATPADIGRLPLLHMATRPGAWTEWFEHQGLSAPTGPGMQFEQFGTAAQACMEGLGVALLPLLLIAGELQRGQLVPAPGQPMQSRSAYYLVVPHDKRGHPPVASFRDWLLSQIEKEPAVLAW, encoded by the coding sequence ATGAGTGTCCAGCGCCGCCTCCTGCCTAACATCAGCGCCCTCGCTGCCTTCGAAGCGGTGGCTCGGCTTGGGTCTTTTACCGCCGCCGCCCAGGAGCTGGATCTGACCCAGGGCGCGGTAAGCCGGCAGATCAAGCTGTTGGAGGATCAGTTTGGCCGCCGGCTGTTCGAGCGCGACAGCCGCAATGTCCGGCTGTCCACCGCGGGCGAAATCTATGCCGAAGCGGTACGTTCAGCGCTTGGCCAGTTGCGCGATGCCGCCCTTGGATTGATGAGCAATCGGCATAGTGGCATCTTGAACCTTGCCATATTGCCGACCTTCGGCACGCGCTGGCTGATGCCGATGATCCCCGATTTCGTCGAGAACAACCCCGACATCACCATCAACTTCGTCACCCGCGTCGGCCGTTTCGACTTCGCCAGGGAGAGGCTGGACGCCGCCATCCACTATGGCCTGCCCGATTGGCCGGACGCCGACTCGACCCTCCTGGTGCGCGAAACGGTGGCGCCGGTGGTGTCGCCCGAATTTCTCGCCGGCCGCGCCATCGCCACGCCGGCTGATATCGGTCGCCTGCCCTTGCTGCATATGGCAACGCGCCCCGGTGCCTGGACCGAATGGTTCGAGCATCAGGGCCTGAGCGCGCCGACCGGGCCCGGCATGCAGTTCGAGCAGTTCGGCACCGCCGCCCAGGCCTGCATGGAAGGCCTTGGCGTCGCGCTCCTGCCGCTGCTCCTCATCGCTGGCGAATTGCAGCGCGGCCAGCTTGTGCCGGCGCCCGGCCAGCCCATGCAAAGCCGCAGCGCCTATTATCTCGTCGTCCCGCACGACAAGCGCGGCCATCCGCCGGTCGCCAGTTTTCGCGACTGGCTGCTGAGCCAGATTGAGAAGGAGCCGGCCGTTCTGGCGTGGTAG
- a CDS encoding acyl-CoA dehydrogenase, which translates to MAADKNAFVWEDPFLIEDQLSEDERMVRDGAAAFAADKLAPRIEDAYLNETFDTAIFREMGDAGLLGINIPEEFGGLGASYVTYGLVAREVERVDSGYRSMMSVQSSLVMYPIYAYGSDEQRKRYLPKLASGEWIGCFGLTEPDAGSDPGGMKTRAEKTANGYKLSGSKMWISNAPVADVFVVWAKLKGENGKDEIRGFVLEKGMKGLSAPKIGGKLSLRASITGEVVMEGVEVGEDALLPNAKGLGGPFGCLNRARYGISWGSMGAAEDCWHRARQYGLDRKQFGKPLAGTQLYQKKLADMQTEIALGLQASLRVGRLLDEGKMAPEMISIVKRNNCGKALDIARQARDMHGGNGIQIGYHVMRHAQNLETVNTYEGTHDVHALILGRAQTGIQAFF; encoded by the coding sequence ATGGCCGCCGATAAGAATGCCTTCGTCTGGGAAGATCCGTTCCTGATCGAGGACCAGCTTTCCGAAGATGAGCGCATGGTACGCGATGGTGCCGCGGCCTTCGCCGCCGACAAGCTCGCGCCGCGCATCGAGGACGCGTACCTCAACGAGACCTTCGACACCGCTATCTTTCGCGAGATGGGCGATGCCGGCCTGCTCGGCATCAACATCCCGGAGGAATTCGGCGGGCTCGGCGCCAGCTATGTGACCTACGGGCTGGTCGCGCGGGAAGTCGAACGTGTCGATTCCGGCTATCGCTCGATGATGTCGGTGCAGTCGTCGCTGGTGATGTATCCGATCTACGCCTATGGCTCGGACGAACAGCGCAAGAGGTACCTGCCCAAGCTCGCCAGCGGCGAGTGGATCGGCTGCTTCGGCCTGACCGAGCCGGATGCCGGCTCCGATCCCGGCGGCATGAAGACGCGCGCCGAGAAGACCGCTAACGGCTACAAGCTCTCCGGCTCCAAGATGTGGATTTCCAACGCGCCGGTCGCCGACGTGTTCGTCGTCTGGGCGAAGTTGAAGGGCGAGAACGGCAAGGACGAGATCCGTGGCTTCGTCCTGGAGAAGGGCATGAAGGGGCTGTCGGCGCCGAAGATCGGCGGCAAGCTGTCGCTGCGGGCGTCGATCACCGGCGAGGTGGTGATGGAAGGCGTCGAGGTCGGCGAAGACGCGCTGCTGCCAAACGCCAAGGGCCTGGGCGGCCCGTTCGGTTGCCTCAACCGGGCTCGCTATGGCATTTCCTGGGGCTCGATGGGGGCGGCGGAGGATTGCTGGCATCGCGCCCGCCAGTATGGCCTTGACCGCAAGCAGTTCGGCAAGCCGCTGGCCGGCACGCAGCTTTACCAGAAGAAGCTCGCCGACATGCAGACCGAGATCGCGCTCGGGCTGCAGGCATCCTTGCGCGTCGGACGGCTGCTGGATGAGGGCAAGATGGCGCCGGAGATGATCTCGATCGTCAAGCGCAACAATTGCGGCAAGGCGCTCGACATCGCCCGCCAGGCCCGCGACATGCATGGCGGCAACGGCATCCAGATCGGCTACCACGTCATGCGCCACGCGCAGAACCTGGAGACGGTCAACACCTATGAGGGCACTCACGACGTGCATGCGCTGATCCTGGGTCGGGCCCAGACCGGGATACAGGCGTTCTTTTGA